Proteins co-encoded in one Fusarium fujikuroi IMI 58289 draft genome, chromosome FFUJ_chr06 genomic window:
- a CDS encoding probable TAD2-tRNA-specific adenosine deaminase 2, protein MGVFKSLGLSPAKAAGAKALRRLFGRVLPGETDSASDTDQTGRGNSSNDNNTQRENNNKTNADSSSTKYQDKSAASDNRQQQNALTNTETSAAASDMVSPQKRVPQGIVDKENQPPTAGQLSDSLFRMKIGEEKAVATSPKPVVSTAPAVAAEDAAPAVEPVPAVPIYTDPAVIAERAIHMKFTEEALDMARLALRTNETPVGCVLVHDGKVIARGMNATNVTRNGTRHAEFMALGALLSYPPKNGPRTTYLKPKPENQSAEASDESSVESGPADEGNEDGSKGHLYPYGQKCHPDARVDRSIIRESILYVTVEPCVMCASLLRQLGIKKVYFGAVNDKFGGTGGVFSIHANSLPVSADGQTASAHPTPKPAQLPDGSGTLGVSYPPGGGDGGNLESGYEIEGGWGRDDAVALLRRFYVQENGRAPVPRKKEGRAARLAAMMEGEGAGEGTGESNGESNGEDNGEGNDDENSEEAPTPDLVATEAESQVLDLPTSTQTLKETPAPLGDRTNV, encoded by the exons ATGGGAGTTTTCAAGTCACTTGGTCTTTCGCCGGCCAAAGCGGCAGGTGCAAAGGCCTTGCGTCGTCTTTTTGGGCGGGTGCTTCCAGGCGAGACTGACAGTGCCAGTGACACTGATCAAACGGGCAGGGGGAACTCCAGCAACGACAATAATACTCAGAGggagaacaacaacaaaacaaacgCAGATTCTTCATCTACAAAATATCAGGATAAATCTGCCGCTTCTGATAATCGCCAACAACAAAACGCTCTCACCAATACGGAAACATCTGCAGCTGCCTCCGATATGGTGTCGCCTCAGAAGCGCGTCCCCCAGGGGATCGTAGACAAGGAGAACCAACCGCCGACTGCGGGCCAGTTATCAGACTCGCTCTTCCGTATGAAGATcggagaggagaaggccgTCGCAACATCCCCCAAGCCCGTCGTTTCCACTGcccctgctgttgctgccgAAGATGCAGCTCCCGCCGTTGAGCCTGTACCTGCTGTCCCCATCTACACAGACCCTGCTGTCATAGCGGAGCGAGCGATACACATGAAGTTCActgaagaagctcttgacaTG GCGCGACTTGCTCTCAGAACAAACGAAACACCCGTGGGATGTGTCCTTGTTCACGATGGGAAGGTGATTGCTCGAGGCATGAATGCAACCAACGTCACTCGGAATGGTACTCGCCATGCTGAGTTCATGGCCCTCGGCGCTTTGCTCTCTTACCCCCCCAAGAATGGACCAAGGACAACCTACCTGAAGCCCAAGCCCGAGAATCAGTCAGCTGAGGCTTCTGATGAATCTTCTGTCGAATCAGGACCCGCCGACGAGGGTAATGAAGATGGATCCAAGGGCCACCTCTACCCTTATGGCCAGAAGTGCCACCCTGATGCGCGAGTTGATAGGTCGATCATTCGAGAGAGCATTTTGTACGTCACAGTAGAGCCGTGCGTCATGTGTGCTTCTCTCTTGCGACAGCTCGGTATTAAGAAGGTCTATTTCGGCGCAGTCAACGACAAGTTTGGCGGAACAGGTGGTGTCTTCAGTATTCATGCTAACTCACTTCCTGTTAGCGCTGATGGTCAGACTGCCAGCGCGCACCCAACACCAAAGCCTGCGCAGCTTCCTGACGGAAGCGGAACACTGGGCGTCTCGTATCCTCCAGGTGGAGGAGACGGCGGAAACCTCGAATCTGGCTACGAGATTGAGGGTGGATGGGgtcgtgatgatgctgtcgcCCTGCTGAGACGATTTTATGTCCAGGAGAATGGACGAG CTCCGGTACCTCGCAAAAAGGAAGGTCGTGCAGCTCGATTggctgccatgatggagggCGAGGGTGCCGGTGAGGGCACTGGTGAGAGCAACGGTGAAAGCAACGGGGAGGATAATGGTGAAGGCAACGACGACGAAAACAGCGAAGAAGCGCCAACTCCGGATCTTGTTGCCACTGAGGCCGAGTCCCAAGTCCTTGACCTGCCCACTTCAACTCAAACTCTGAAGGAAACGCCCGCGCCGCTAGGTGATCGTACCAACGTCTAG
- a CDS encoding related to protein-tyrosine phosphatase, producing MADLGPPFHPIAGIANFRDLGGHPLPIQSRPGYTIRPGLIFRSAEPSRLTEDGVSALQDLKISHVYDLRSRTEIERYATGTREWPGAQRVFTPVFLDEDYGPEAIALRFRNYTAEGSQGFVEAYRGIWETGTDSINTILSHLAKPDPSPLLIHCTAGKDRTGVVCAFILSICGVDEGTIAHEYGLTEVGLGNFREELLAAVMKSPELRANPEGAQRLLGAKPENMLAALEALRKQHGSVEEYVVKNCGLTEEDLEQIRKNLIVPEESRQ from the coding sequence ATGGCAGATCTCGGCCCTCCTTTCCATCCCATCGCTGGTATTGCAAACTTCCGTGATCTCGGCGGTCATCCGCTGCCTATTCAGTCCCGCCCCGGATACACAATCAGACCGGGCCTCATCTTCCGCTCCGCAGAACCATCCCGTCTCACTGAAGACGGCGTCTCGGCGCTACAGGACCTCAAGATCTCTCACGTCTACGACCTGCGCTCGCGAACTGAGATCGAGCGCTACGCTACAGGAACCCGAGAGTGGCCCGGCGCCCAACGGGTCTTTACTCCAGTCTTTCTAGACGAGGACTACGGCCCGGAAGCTATTGCGTTGCGTTTCCGAAATTATACCGCCGAAGGAAGTCAGGGATTTGTTGAGGCGTATCGAGGAATTTGGGAGACGGGAACGGATTCTATCAACACTATTCTCTCACACCTTGCCAAACCGGATCCTTCACCCCTACTCATCCACTGCACTGCGGGCAAGGATAGAACTGGTGTAGTCTGTGCTTTCATCCTGTCCATATGTGGCGTGGATGAAGGGACTATTGCTCATGAGTATGGTCTGACTGAGGTTGGCCTTGGTAATTTTCGAGAGGAGCTGCTTGCGGCTGTGATGAAGAGTCCTGAATTGAGAGCCAATCCTGAAGGCGCTCAACGATTACTGGGAGCCAAGCCCGAGAACATGCTTGCTGCTTTGGAAGCCCTTCGTAAACAACATGGCTCTGTCGAGGAGTATGTGGTCAAGAACTGCGGTCTGACAGAGGAAGATCTTGAGCAGATTCGAAAGAACTTGATCGTGCCCGAGGAGAGCAGGCAGTAG